The genomic interval AAAATTATCCCTATAGGACAATGGTCTGACCCATAGACTTCAGAGAGTATAAAAGCGTCTTTCACCCTGTCTTTAATATTTTCACTAACAAAAAAGTAATCTATCCTCCAGCCAACATTCCTCTCCCTTGCCCTTGACTTGTAATCCCACCAGGTATAGTTGCCACCCTCTTTATTAAACATTCTAAAGGTATCAACAAATCCAGAAGCAATTAATTTGTCAATCCATTCTCTTTCAACAGGCAAAAAACCAGAGACTTTTTCATTTTCTTTAGGCCTTGCAAGGTCAATCTCTTTGTGTGCTGTGTTAACATCCCCGCAAATAATCACTCCATAGCCTTTATCCTTTAGACTATTCACTATCTCCAGAAACTTGTCATAAAACCTTAACTTAAAATCAAGCCTTTCTTTACTTGCCTTACCGTTCGGGAAATAAACATTAAAAAGAATAAAATCCTTAAAATACGCAGCAATAACCCTTCCCTCAACATCAAACTCTTCAACCCCTAAATCATACTCAACCCTCTCAGGCTGTACTTTTGTAAACAAGGCAACTCCGCTGTACCCCT from Thermotomaculum hydrothermale carries:
- the xth gene encoding exodeoxyribonuclease III, producing MKLISWNVNGIRAIHKKGFVEWVKEENPDVLCLQETKATEEQIPKDIKSLDYFQFYSSSRARKGYSGVALFTKVQPERVEYDLGVEEFDVEGRVIAAYFKDFILFNVYFPNGKASKERLDFKLRFYDKFLEIVNSLKDKGYGVIICGDVNTAHKEIDLARPKENEKVSGFLPVEREWIDKLIASGFVDTFRMFNKEGGNYTWWDYKSRARERNVGWRIDYFFVSENIKDRVKDAFILSEVYGSDHCPIGIIFE